One Meles meles chromosome 11, mMelMel3.1 paternal haplotype, whole genome shotgun sequence DNA segment encodes these proteins:
- the LOC123953082 gene encoding uncharacterized protein LOC123953082: MYQSRSSKAHPLRAPGGPNAPPPPPSSLHATHESRRLQGREGPPEGAAAGGGGRRRGVTLAGRRTAYKRRGARCSVLSPRWRGAAAPEALGTAAVGRGRPPLLRNPTVVPAAPGPVDVTVTAHGPEPEELPAGLPSQGEPSARYKPARPGQAAQGEAHRFRARSLTSRPELKSSRTLDRRSHPRRPGSKLSVLYLDDALPTPPRRGEKSRWGRKLFFNVSRMSFRN, translated from the exons ATGTATCAGAGCCGCTCGTCCAAG GCTCACCCTCTGCGGGCCCCCGGCGGCcccaacgcccccccccccccgccctcctccctccacGCGACCCACGAGTCCCGGCGCCTGCAAGGCCGGGAGGGACCGCCAGAgggcgcggcggcgggcggcggcgggcggcggcgcggTGTGACCCTCGCAGGGCGCCGTACGGCCTATAAAAGGCGCGGCGCGCGCTGCTCCGTCCTTTCCCCGCGGTGGCGCGGGGCGGCTGCTCCGGAGGCCCTTGGCACCGCAGCGGTCGGGCGCGGCCGG CCTCCTCTGCTCCGAAACCCTACAGTGGTTCCCGCTGCGCCTGGCCCGGTGGACGTGACGGTGACCGCCCACGGACCGGAGCCCGAGGAACTGCCCGCCGGCCTCCCCAGCCAG GGGGAGCCCTCAGCGCGGTACAAGCCGGCAAGACCCGGGCAGGCTGCTCAGGGAGAGGCTCACCGATTTCGAG CCCGGAGCCTGACCTCGCGGCCGGAGCTGAAATCTAGTCGGACCCTCGACCGACGGAGTCACCCCCGGCGCCCTGGTTCGAAACTTTCTGTGCTGTATTTGGATGATGCAttgcccaccccaccccgcagGGGAGAAAAATCTAGATGGggaagaaagttattttttaacgTAAGTAGGATGAGTTTTAGGAATTAA
- the DIPK1B gene encoding divergent protein kinase domain 1B isoform X1 yields MRRLRRLAHLVLFCPFSKGLQGRLPGLRVKYVFLVWLGVFAGSWMVYVHYSSYAELCRGHVCQVVICDQYRKGIISGSICQDLCSLHEVEWRACLSSVPGQQVYSGLWQGKEVTIKCGIEEGLDSKARSEPGPRQELLLFDKPTRGTSIKEFREMTLSFLKANLGDLPSLPALVGQVLLMADFNKDSRVSLAEAKSVWALLQRNEFLLLLSLQEEHASRLLGSCGDLYVTEGVPHSSWHGPALPPLLRALLPPALHTALQQWLGPAWPWRAKIAIGLLEFVEELFHGAYGTFYMCETTLANVGYTAQYDFKMADLQQVAPEATVRRFLQGRPCRHSADCTYGRDCRAPCDKLVRQCKGDLIRPNLAKVCELLRDYLLPGAPADLREELGRQLRTCTTLSGRASQVEAHHSLVLSHLKTLLWKEISNTRYS; encoded by the exons GGCCGGCTCCCGGGCCTCAGGGTCAAGTACGTCTTCTTGGTCTGGCTGGGCGTCTTTGCGGGCAGCTGGATGGTGTACGTGCACTACTCGTCCTACGCGGAGCTCTGCCGCGGGCACGTCTGCCAGGTGGTTATC TGTGACCAGTACCGTAAGGGCATCATCTCCGGCTCCATCTGCCAGGACCTGTGCAGCCTGCACGAGGTGGAGTGGAGAGCGTGCCTGTCCTCCGTCCCGGGCCAACAG GTGTACAGTGGGCTGTGGCAGGGCAAGGAGGTGACCATTAAGTGTGGCATTGAGGAGGGCCTGGACTCCAAGGCCAGGTCGGAGCCGGGCCCCCGGCAGGAGCTGCTGCTGTTCGACAAGCCCACCCGGGGCACGTCAATCAAGGAGTTCCGCGAGATGACCCTCAGCTTTCTCAAG GCGAATCTGGGAGacctgccctccctgcccgcGCTGGTCGGGCAGGTCCTGCTCATGGCCGACTTCAACAAGGACAGCAGGGTGTCGCTGGCCGAGGCCAAGTCCGTGTGGGCCCTGCTCCAACGGAACGAgttcctgctgctgctgtccCTCCAGGAGGAGCATGCGTCCCGGCTGCTGGGCTCGTGCGGGGACCTCTACGTCACCGAGGGGGTCCCCCACAGCTCCTGGCACGGGCCCGCTCTCCCGCCCCTGCTGCGCGCGCTGCTGCCCCCCGCCCTGCACACGGCACTCCAGCAGTGGCTGGGGCCCGCGTGGCCCTGGAGGGCCAAGATCGCCATCGGGCTGCTGGAGTTCGTGGAGGAGCTCTTCCACGGCGCCTACGGGACCTTCTACATGTGCGAGACCACGCTGGCCAACGTGGGCTACACGGCCCAGTACGACTTCAAGATGGCAGACCTGCAGCAGGTCGCGCCCGAGGCCACCGTGCGCCGCTTCCTGCAGGGCCGGCCCTGCCGGCACAGCGCCGACTGCACCTACGGCCGGGACTGCAGGGCGCCCTGCGACAAGCTCGTGCGCCAATGCAAGGGCGACCTCATCCGGCCCAACCTGGCCAAGGTGTGCGAGCTGCTGCGGGACTACCTGCTGCCCGGCGCCCCCGCCGACCTGCGCGAGGAGCTGGGCCGCCAGCTGCGCACCTGCACCACGCTGAGCGGGCGGGCCAGCCAGGTGGAGGCGCATCACTCGCTGGTGCTGAGCCACCTCAAGACCCTGCTCTGGAAGGAGATCTCCAACACCAGGTACTCGTGA
- the DIPK1B gene encoding divergent protein kinase domain 1B isoform X2 has translation MRRLRRLAHLVLFCPFSKGLQGRLPGLRVKYVFLVWLGVFAGSWMVYVHYSSYAELCRGHVCQCDQYRKGIISGSICQDLCSLHEVEWRACLSSVPGQQVYSGLWQGKEVTIKCGIEEGLDSKARSEPGPRQELLLFDKPTRGTSIKEFREMTLSFLKANLGDLPSLPALVGQVLLMADFNKDSRVSLAEAKSVWALLQRNEFLLLLSLQEEHASRLLGSCGDLYVTEGVPHSSWHGPALPPLLRALLPPALHTALQQWLGPAWPWRAKIAIGLLEFVEELFHGAYGTFYMCETTLANVGYTAQYDFKMADLQQVAPEATVRRFLQGRPCRHSADCTYGRDCRAPCDKLVRQCKGDLIRPNLAKVCELLRDYLLPGAPADLREELGRQLRTCTTLSGRASQVEAHHSLVLSHLKTLLWKEISNTRYS, from the exons GGCCGGCTCCCGGGCCTCAGGGTCAAGTACGTCTTCTTGGTCTGGCTGGGCGTCTTTGCGGGCAGCTGGATGGTGTACGTGCACTACTCGTCCTACGCGGAGCTCTGCCGCGGGCACGTCTGCCAG TGTGACCAGTACCGTAAGGGCATCATCTCCGGCTCCATCTGCCAGGACCTGTGCAGCCTGCACGAGGTGGAGTGGAGAGCGTGCCTGTCCTCCGTCCCGGGCCAACAG GTGTACAGTGGGCTGTGGCAGGGCAAGGAGGTGACCATTAAGTGTGGCATTGAGGAGGGCCTGGACTCCAAGGCCAGGTCGGAGCCGGGCCCCCGGCAGGAGCTGCTGCTGTTCGACAAGCCCACCCGGGGCACGTCAATCAAGGAGTTCCGCGAGATGACCCTCAGCTTTCTCAAG GCGAATCTGGGAGacctgccctccctgcccgcGCTGGTCGGGCAGGTCCTGCTCATGGCCGACTTCAACAAGGACAGCAGGGTGTCGCTGGCCGAGGCCAAGTCCGTGTGGGCCCTGCTCCAACGGAACGAgttcctgctgctgctgtccCTCCAGGAGGAGCATGCGTCCCGGCTGCTGGGCTCGTGCGGGGACCTCTACGTCACCGAGGGGGTCCCCCACAGCTCCTGGCACGGGCCCGCTCTCCCGCCCCTGCTGCGCGCGCTGCTGCCCCCCGCCCTGCACACGGCACTCCAGCAGTGGCTGGGGCCCGCGTGGCCCTGGAGGGCCAAGATCGCCATCGGGCTGCTGGAGTTCGTGGAGGAGCTCTTCCACGGCGCCTACGGGACCTTCTACATGTGCGAGACCACGCTGGCCAACGTGGGCTACACGGCCCAGTACGACTTCAAGATGGCAGACCTGCAGCAGGTCGCGCCCGAGGCCACCGTGCGCCGCTTCCTGCAGGGCCGGCCCTGCCGGCACAGCGCCGACTGCACCTACGGCCGGGACTGCAGGGCGCCCTGCGACAAGCTCGTGCGCCAATGCAAGGGCGACCTCATCCGGCCCAACCTGGCCAAGGTGTGCGAGCTGCTGCGGGACTACCTGCTGCCCGGCGCCCCCGCCGACCTGCGCGAGGAGCTGGGCCGCCAGCTGCGCACCTGCACCACGCTGAGCGGGCGGGCCAGCCAGGTGGAGGCGCATCACTCGCTGGTGCTGAGCCACCTCAAGACCCTGCTCTGGAAGGAGATCTCCAACACCAGGTACTCGTGA